A window of the Cicer arietinum cultivar CDC Frontier isolate Library 1 chromosome 6, Cicar.CDCFrontier_v2.0, whole genome shotgun sequence genome harbors these coding sequences:
- the LOC101503089 gene encoding probable trehalose-phosphate phosphatase J — translation MTQQNVVVSETKSGINAAITMTQKPPAPPAGYIPIPRRRILKNLEINAGQRINTCIDSMRASSPTHVKSTPSFAEEYNSWILRHPSALDMFEQIKDASKGKQIVMFLDYDGTLSPIVDDPDRAFMSESMRKTVRKLARCFPTAIVTGRCIDKVYNFIRLAELYYAGSHGMDIKGPTKESKYNKNNKAEALLFQPAREFVPMINEVYQKLVEKTKSTPGVIVENHKFCASVHFRCVDEKRWIELAQQVKSVLKEYPKLHLTHGRKVLEIRPSIKWDKGKALEFLLETLGFANCNDVFPVYIGDDKTDEDAFKKLSDRGQGFGILVSKFPKETTASYSLQEPNEVMEFLQRLVVWKKVTPRSRSRV, via the exons ATGACTCAGCAGAATGTCGTAGTCTCTGAAACCAAATCAGGAATCAACGCTGCTATTACAATGACACAAAAGCCACCCGCACCACCCGCTGGTTACATTCCTATTCCAAGAAGGAGAATTTTGAAGAACCTTGAAATCAACGCTGGACAGAGAATCAATACATGTATTGATTCTATGAGAGCTTCTTCTCCAACTCATGTTAAATCAACACCTTCTTTCGCTGAAGAATACAACTCTTGGATT CTTCGGCACCCATCAGCATTAGACATGTTTGAACAAATTAAGGATGCATCAAAGGGAAAACAAATTGTCATGTTTTTGGACTATGATGGTACTTTGTCTCCTATTGTTGATGACCCTGACCGTGCTTTCATGTCGGAATCG aTGAGGAAAACAGTGAGGAAGCTTGCAAGGTGTTTTCCTACTGCAATTGTTACTGGAAGATGCATAGACAAA GTTTACAATTTCATTCGCTTGGCTGAGCTATATTATGCTGGAAGCCATGGTATGGATATTAAAGGGCCAACAAAAGAGTCCAAATACAACAAA AATAACAAAGCAGAGGCACTTCTTTTTCAACCTGCCAGAGAATTTGTTCCTATGATAAATGAG GTATACCAAAAATTAGTTGAGAAAACAAAATCAACTCCTGGTGTCATAGTCGAGAATCACAAATTTTGCGCCTCTGTTCATTTTCGCTGTGTTGATGAAAAG AGATGGATTGAATTAGCACAGCAAGTGAAATCTGTGTTAAAAGAATACCCGAAACTTCATCTTACCCATGGAAGAAAG GTATTGGAGATTCGTCCCTCTATTAAATGGGACAAGGGGAAAGCCTTGGAATTTTTGTTAGAGACACTTG GATTTGCCAACTGTAACGATGTATTTCCTGTATATATTGGTGATGATAAAACCGATGAAGATGCATTCAAG AAATTAAGTGACAGAGGACAAGGTTTTGGAATTTTGGTCTCTAAATTTCCAAAGGAAACTACTGCATCATACTCTTTACAAGAACCCAATGAG GTTATGGAATTCCTTCAACGTTTGGTGGTGTGGAAAAAAGTAACTCCACGATCACGTTCCCGGGTGTAA
- the LOC101495472 gene encoding NDR1/HIN1-like protein 13 gives MEGQAPPQNNNGTTTVAAFDDAPPSPLPIPPGRANHDNMYIVQFPKDQIYRVPPRENALIVERYRKPRNTNDKNGGRGCCCRCPRVLLTIALILFAIIAVVGITLATLFFIFNPTGPTFSITHFDVKNISRPPHYEISLRAKNPNEKLGITYENSEVNMLFEGTKVAAGKFPMLLEQRRDASTMFKVDVMGMNRALPKKMAKSMGDAKSNTPLTFDLDMRLWIRITAAELNTWVMKSNVVCRFEVNDLGSDPRILSQQCDTNFRQY, from the coding sequence ATGGAAGGCCAGGCCCCACCACAAAACAACAACGGCACCACCACCGTCGCCGCCTTCGACGACGCACCACCATCGCCGTTGCCAATACCTCCAGGCCGAGCCAACCATGACAACATGTACATAGTTCAATTCCCCAAAGATCAAATCTACCGTGTTCCTCCACGTGAGAATGCATTGATCGTTGAACGATACCGCAAACCAAGAAACACTAACGACAAAAACGGTGGAAGAggttgttgttgtcgttgtcCTCGTGTTTTGCTCACCATTGCTCTTATCCTCTTTGCAATCATTGCCGTTGTTGGAATCACGTTAGCCACTTTGTTCTTTATTTTCAACCCAACGGGCCCCACATTTTCTATTACACATTTTGAcgtcaaaaatatttctaggCCCCCACATTATGAAATTTCTTTAAGGGCTAAAAATCCTAACGAAAAATTGGGAATTACTTACGAAAATTCCGAGGTTAACATGCTTTTTGAGGGTACTAAGGTTGCAGCGGGAAAATTTCCCATGTTGTTGGAACAAAGACGAGATGCTTCGACAATGTTTAAGGTTGATGTAATGGGAATGAATAGAGCATTGCCCAAGAAAATGGCAAAGTCTATGGGTGATGCAAAATCAAACACACCGTTGACTTTTGATTTGGATATGAGACTTTGGATAAGGATCACGGCTGCGGAACTTAACACGTGGGTTATGAAGTCTAATGTTGTGTGTAGGTTTGAGGTTAACGATCTTGGGAGCGACCCACGAATTTTGTCACAACAATGTGATACAAATTTCAGACAATATTGA
- the LOC101503641 gene encoding PLAT domain-containing protein 3, with protein sequence MQMATTTTLFLALLFLFSLFFTGTVRSDPDSDCVYTVYVRTGSVLKGGTDSKIGVKLFDKYGYYIYIKNLVSWGGLMGSGYNYFERGNLDIFSGRGPCLDGPVCAVNVTSDGDGPHHGWYCNYVEVTSTGPHISCAQEQFTVEQWLATDTSPYELWAVRNLCHYSLDQARPKSGPRDTKRIGSEFSILNARA encoded by the exons ATGCAAATGGCAACCACGACGACACTGTTTCTCGctcttctctttctcttctcgCTCTTCTTCACCGGAACCGTTAGATCC GACCCTGATTCTGATTGCGTCTACACGGTCTACGTTCGAACCGGTTCGGTTTTAAAAGGAGGAACCGACTCGAAGATCGGAGTGAAGTTATTCGACAAGTATGGTTACTACATCTACATTAAAAACCTCGTTTCATGGGGCGGGTTAATGGGTTCGGGTTACAACTACTTTGAGCGTGGTAACCTTGATATCTTCAGCGGTAGAGGACCTTGTTTAGACGGACCCGTTTGTGCCGTTAACGTTACTTCTGACGGTGACGGTCCACATCACGGTTGGTACTGTAACTACGTGGAAGTCACTAGTACTGGGCCCCACATATCGTGTGCTCAGGAGCAATTCACGGTGGAGCAGTGGCTCGCTACTGACACTAGTCCTTATGAGCTTTGGGCCGTTAGGAATCTCTGCCATTATAGTTTGGATCAGGCCCGGCCCAAATCTGGTCCACGTGATACCAAAAGAATCGGATCTGAGTTTTCTATTTTGAATGCACGCGCGTGA
- the LOC101503967 gene encoding protein SCO1 homolog 2, mitochondrial isoform X2, which translates to MRVPSNTTQFVSYTKSTKHEETRHDLHPVFSAQSESSRSWGAYAVSAVVLGFAGFAAFFHYNDERRAVPKGHQGDSRSRNIVSGPIIGGPFTLVNTEKQTVTERNFLGNWVLLYFGYTSSPDIGPEQVQLMAKEIDILESKQNLKILPVFVTIDPQRDTPSQLRAYLKEFDSRVIGLTGPVAAIRQMAQEYRVYFKKVEEDGGDYLVDSSHNMYLLNPNMEVVRCFGTEYNAEELSEAIGKEMSKKPS; encoded by the exons at GCGTGTTCCTTCTAATACAACTCAATTCGTTAGCTATACAAAATCTACAAAACATGAGGAAACAAGACATGATCTTCATCCTGTATTTTCTGCACAATCGGAGTCTTCTCGCTCATGGGGAGCTTATGCTGTT TCAGCTGTTGTTTTAGGATTTGCTGGGTTTGCGGCTTTTTTTCATTATAACGATGAGAGGAGAGCTGTTCCAAAAG GTCACCAGGGAGATAGCCGCAGTAGAAATATAGTCAGTGGACCCATAATTGGTGGTCCCTTTACACTGGTTAATACAGAGAAACAAACAGTTACCGAACGTAATTTTCTTGGTAATTGGGTCCTCCTCTACTTTGGATATACCTCATCCCCTGATATTGGGCCAGAACAAGTTCAACTTATGGCTAAGGAAATTGATATCTTAG AATCCAAGCAGAATCTTAAAATTCTACCAGTCTTTGTTACGATTGATCCTCAACGTGATACTCCCTCACAACTTCGCGCGTACCTTAAAG AGTTTGACTCAAGAGTAATAGGATTAACTGGACCAGTTGCAGCTATTAGGCAGATGGCACAAGAATACcgtgtttattttaaaaaggtaGAAGAGGATGGTGGTGATTATCTTGTGGACAGTTCTCACAACAT GTATTTGTTGAACCCTAACATGGAGGTTGTGAGATGCTTCGGAACCGAGTATAATGCAGAGGAGTTGTCAGAAGCAATAGGTAAAGAGATGAGCAAAAAACCCTCTTGA
- the LOC101503967 gene encoding protein SCO1 homolog 2, mitochondrial isoform X1: protein MPLSRFLHFSSKHRSTREALALILLPRRVPSNTTQFVSYTKSTKHEETRHDLHPVFSAQSESSRSWGAYAVSAVVLGFAGFAAFFHYNDERRAVPKGHQGDSRSRNIVSGPIIGGPFTLVNTEKQTVTERNFLGNWVLLYFGYTSSPDIGPEQVQLMAKEIDILESKQNLKILPVFVTIDPQRDTPSQLRAYLKEFDSRVIGLTGPVAAIRQMAQEYRVYFKKVEEDGGDYLVDSSHNMYLLNPNMEVVRCFGTEYNAEELSEAIGKEMSKKPS, encoded by the exons ATGCCTCTATCAAGATTTTTACACTTTTCATCTAAACATCGTTCCACTCGCGAAGCTCTCGCTCTTATTCTTCTTCCAAG GCGTGTTCCTTCTAATACAACTCAATTCGTTAGCTATACAAAATCTACAAAACATGAGGAAACAAGACATGATCTTCATCCTGTATTTTCTGCACAATCGGAGTCTTCTCGCTCATGGGGAGCTTATGCTGTT TCAGCTGTTGTTTTAGGATTTGCTGGGTTTGCGGCTTTTTTTCATTATAACGATGAGAGGAGAGCTGTTCCAAAAG GTCACCAGGGAGATAGCCGCAGTAGAAATATAGTCAGTGGACCCATAATTGGTGGTCCCTTTACACTGGTTAATACAGAGAAACAAACAGTTACCGAACGTAATTTTCTTGGTAATTGGGTCCTCCTCTACTTTGGATATACCTCATCCCCTGATATTGGGCCAGAACAAGTTCAACTTATGGCTAAGGAAATTGATATCTTAG AATCCAAGCAGAATCTTAAAATTCTACCAGTCTTTGTTACGATTGATCCTCAACGTGATACTCCCTCACAACTTCGCGCGTACCTTAAAG AGTTTGACTCAAGAGTAATAGGATTAACTGGACCAGTTGCAGCTATTAGGCAGATGGCACAAGAATACcgtgtttattttaaaaaggtaGAAGAGGATGGTGGTGATTATCTTGTGGACAGTTCTCACAACAT GTATTTGTTGAACCCTAACATGGAGGTTGTGAGATGCTTCGGAACCGAGTATAATGCAGAGGAGTTGTCAGAAGCAATAGGTAAAGAGATGAGCAAAAAACCCTCTTGA
- the LOC101504514 gene encoding uncharacterized protein isoform X2: protein MKMKAETVTLVLVNLAGIMQRADESLLPGVYKEVGAELNANPTALGSLTLYRSLVQSLCYPLAAYLATRHNRAHVIALGAFLWAAATFLVAISSTFLQVAISRGLNGIGLAIVIPAIQSLVADSTIDSNRGVAFGWLQLTGNLGSIIGGLFSVLLASTSIFGISGWRIAFHLVALISVIVGILVRIFANDPHFSNNKAAYQTPNKLFYGEMKDLLKEANAVIRIPSFQIIVAQGVFGSFPWSGLSFATLWLELIGFSHGTTAILWTLFIVSASFGALFGGWFGDFLSLRLPNSGRIMLSQISAGSAIPLSAILLLSLPDDPSTAFMHGLVLVIMGFATAWNAPATNKNSS from the exons atgaagatgaaggcAGAGACAGTGACACTTGTGCTGGTGAATCTGGCAGGTATTATGCAGAGGGCTGATGAGTCATTGTTGCCAGGTGTATACAAAGAGGTTGGTGCTGAACTCAATGCTAACCCAACTGCGTTAGGTTCTCTCACTCTTTACCGATCACTTGTTCAATCGTTGTGTTACCCTCTCGCCGCTTACCTCGCCACGCGACACAATCGTGCACATGTTATAGCTTTAGGTGCTTTTCTCTGGGCTGCTGCCACTTTCCTGGTCGCCATCTCCTCCACCTTCTTACAG GTGGCAATCTCCAGAGGCTTAAATGGCATTGGACTCGCCATTGTTATTCCAGCAATTCAGTCCTTAGTTGCTGACTCCACCATTGATAGCAATCGCGGTGTGGCTTTTGGGTGGCTTCAACTAACAGGAAACCTTGGAAGCATTATTGGTGGTCTCTTCTCTGTACTACTAGCCTCAACATCAATCTTTGGCATATCTGGTTGGAGAATAGCTTTTCATCTGGTTGCACTGATTAGTGTTATTGTTGGTATATTAGTACGCATTTTCGCTAATGATCCACACTTTTCGAACAACAAAGCTGCCTATCAAACTCCAAACAAGCTCTTTTATGGTGAAATGAAAGATCTATTAAAAGAAGCAAATGCAGTTATAAGAATTCCATCATTTCAGATAATTGTGGCTCAGGGAGTATTTGGATCATTCCCATGGTCAGGTTTGTCATTTGCCACTCTTTGGTTAGAACTAATAGGCTTCTCCCATGGAACAACAGCAATTCTTTGGACCTTATTTATAGTTTCTGCTTCATTTGGGGCTCTGTTTGGAGGATGGTTTGGAGATTTTTTATCCCTGAGGTTACCAAACTCTGGGAGAATAATGCTGTCACAAATAAGTGCTGGTTCAGCTATTCCTTTATCAGCAATTCTGCTTTTATCACTGCCTGATGATCCATCCACCGCCTTCATGCATGGTCTTGTTTTAGTCATCATGGGATTTGCTACAGCCTGGAATGCTCCAGCAACTAACAA AAATAGTTCCTGA
- the LOC101504514 gene encoding uncharacterized protein isoform X1 has translation MKMKAETVTLVLVNLAGIMQRADESLLPGVYKEVGAELNANPTALGSLTLYRSLVQSLCYPLAAYLATRHNRAHVIALGAFLWAAATFLVAISSTFLQVAISRGLNGIGLAIVIPAIQSLVADSTIDSNRGVAFGWLQLTGNLGSIIGGLFSVLLASTSIFGISGWRIAFHLVALISVIVGILVRIFANDPHFSNNKAAYQTPNKLFYGEMKDLLKEANAVIRIPSFQIIVAQGVFGSFPWSGLSFATLWLELIGFSHGTTAILWTLFIVSASFGALFGGWFGDFLSLRLPNSGRIMLSQISAGSAIPLSAILLLSLPDDPSTAFMHGLVLVIMGFATAWNAPATNNPIFAEIVPEKSRTAIYALDQSFESILQSFAPPFVGLLAQHVYGYRPVPKGSSDSVEIETDRENAASLAKALCTAFVIPMTLCVIIYSLLYCTYPRDRERARMVALEESEMQQLDVEDCTREEYCEIHVLESNRLNGKESSKIDHVDYSREENIDLDDNDEKVLLS, from the exons atgaagatgaaggcAGAGACAGTGACACTTGTGCTGGTGAATCTGGCAGGTATTATGCAGAGGGCTGATGAGTCATTGTTGCCAGGTGTATACAAAGAGGTTGGTGCTGAACTCAATGCTAACCCAACTGCGTTAGGTTCTCTCACTCTTTACCGATCACTTGTTCAATCGTTGTGTTACCCTCTCGCCGCTTACCTCGCCACGCGACACAATCGTGCACATGTTATAGCTTTAGGTGCTTTTCTCTGGGCTGCTGCCACTTTCCTGGTCGCCATCTCCTCCACCTTCTTACAG GTGGCAATCTCCAGAGGCTTAAATGGCATTGGACTCGCCATTGTTATTCCAGCAATTCAGTCCTTAGTTGCTGACTCCACCATTGATAGCAATCGCGGTGTGGCTTTTGGGTGGCTTCAACTAACAGGAAACCTTGGAAGCATTATTGGTGGTCTCTTCTCTGTACTACTAGCCTCAACATCAATCTTTGGCATATCTGGTTGGAGAATAGCTTTTCATCTGGTTGCACTGATTAGTGTTATTGTTGGTATATTAGTACGCATTTTCGCTAATGATCCACACTTTTCGAACAACAAAGCTGCCTATCAAACTCCAAACAAGCTCTTTTATGGTGAAATGAAAGATCTATTAAAAGAAGCAAATGCAGTTATAAGAATTCCATCATTTCAGATAATTGTGGCTCAGGGAGTATTTGGATCATTCCCATGGTCAGGTTTGTCATTTGCCACTCTTTGGTTAGAACTAATAGGCTTCTCCCATGGAACAACAGCAATTCTTTGGACCTTATTTATAGTTTCTGCTTCATTTGGGGCTCTGTTTGGAGGATGGTTTGGAGATTTTTTATCCCTGAGGTTACCAAACTCTGGGAGAATAATGCTGTCACAAATAAGTGCTGGTTCAGCTATTCCTTTATCAGCAATTCTGCTTTTATCACTGCCTGATGATCCATCCACCGCCTTCATGCATGGTCTTGTTTTAGTCATCATGGGATTTGCTACAGCCTGGAATGCTCCAGCAACTAACAA TCCAATATTTGCAGAAATAGTTCCTGAGAAGTCGCGAACAGCTATATATGCTTTGGATCAATCTTTTGAGTCTATATTGCAGTCATTTGCTCCTCCTTTTGTTGGATTATTGGCACAGCATGTTTATGGTTACAGACCAGTTCCAAAAGGATCCTCTGATTCTGTTGAAATTGAAACTGATAGGGAAAATGCTGCATCACTCGCCAAGGCACTTTGTACAGCTTTTGTAATTCCTATGACACTCTGTGTTATCATCTACTCATTACTTTACTGCACGTACCCGAGAGACAGAGAGCGAGCGAGAATGGTTGCATTAGAGGAATCAGAAATGCAGCAACTAGATGTGGAAGATTGCACAAGAGAAGAATATTGTGAAATTCATGTTTTAGAATCAAATAGACTGAATGGCAAAGAAAGTAGCAAGATTGATCATGTAGATTATTCAAGGGAAGAGAACATAGACTTAGATGACAATGATGAGAAAGTTTTGCTGTCATAG